One region of Deltaproteobacteria bacterium genomic DNA includes:
- a CDS encoding 3'-5' exonuclease: MRNEMHVAFDVETTGLNYSTGHRIIEIGAVLISNGSILGQFSSLINPNKKISRNAQKIHKIKEEMLMDQPRPEEVYPKFEDFIKYSTLVAHNAPFDMAFLRQEFHLLHLDLNHPYVCTLDLSRRRFPHLANHKLSTVHRHLFGNQQNNFQAHRALDDARMVAAIWLAMEG; this comes from the coding sequence ATCAGAAACGAGATGCATGTTGCTTTCGATGTAGAGACCACAGGCCTAAATTATTCAACCGGCCACAGGATCATTGAGATTGGCGCTGTCCTGATTTCAAATGGGTCCATCCTTGGTCAGTTTTCCAGCCTCATCAATCCGAACAAAAAAATTTCCCGGAACGCGCAAAAAATCCACAAAATCAAGGAAGAGATGTTGATGGATCAACCTCGTCCCGAAGAAGTTTATCCAAAGTTTGAGGACTTTATAAAATACAGCACTCTTGTGGCACATAATGCCCCCTTTGATATGGCATTTCTGCGTCAAGAGTTTCACCTATTACATCTTGATTTGAACCATCCATATGTCTGCACGCTTGATTTAAGCCGCAGACGTTTTCCCCATTTGGCCAATCACAAACTATCAACGGTTCACCGGCATCTTTTTGGAAACCAGCAAAATAATTTCCAGGCGCACCGTGCCCTGGATGATGCAAGAATGGTTGCCGCCATCTGGCTGGCAATGGAGGGATAG